The Terriglobus roseus region TACACTGAATCTACGAGCGCTGTCGCGCCGTATGGAGTGAGTGTTGTCTGCTGAAGAGCTGAAGCCTTTCCTTTCGTTCCGCAACGTGAATGTGATGCGTGGTGAACGCACCATCCTGCACGATATTCATCTGGATATGCGACGTGGCGAACGCATCGCCATCCTTGGCCCAAACGGATGCGGCAAGAGTACGCTCATCAAGGCCATGACGTCAGAGATCTATCCATTGGTGCAGCCAGGAATGCACGTAGAGATCTTTGGTCGTCAGCGCTGGGACCTTACGGAGCTTAAACGTAAGCTCGGTGTTGTGACGTCGGAACCGCCAAGTAAATCCGCACGTCACACCACGTCGTTTGACGCAGTATTGACGGGCTTCTTCTCATCCGCAACTCTATGGCCGAATCTTACCGTGACGGACCAGATGCGAGAGCTTGCAACTGTTGCCATGAAGCATGTGGGAGCAGATCAGTTTGCACAGCAGGAACTGGGAACGCTCTCTGCGGGGCAACAGAAGCGCGTGATGATTGCGCGTGCTCTAGTGGGAAGCGGCGATACTCCAGAGGAGCGGATGTTGTTGATGGATGAACCGTCAAATGCCTTGGATATTGCAGCACAGGCCGAATTACGCAACACCATGCGCAGTCTCGTGCAGCTGGGGACTGGATTGATCCTGGTGACGCATCACATTGCGGACATTATCCCAGAGATCGATCGTGTACTGATGATGCGCGATGGACGCATTGTCGCAGATGGATCACGTGAAGAGATGATCACGGAAGGCAAGCTCTACGATCTATTTGGTGTTCGCGTGAACATCACGGAGAAGGATGGCTATCTGCACGCATGGTAGTGGCGTGCAGGAAAGAAGTAAGGCGGCCTTTGCGGGCCGCCTTTGCTTTTAGTGATCGG contains the following coding sequences:
- a CDS encoding ABC transporter ATP-binding protein yields the protein MSAEELKPFLSFRNVNVMRGERTILHDIHLDMRRGERIAILGPNGCGKSTLIKAMTSEIYPLVQPGMHVEIFGRQRWDLTELKRKLGVVTSEPPSKSARHTTSFDAVLTGFFSSATLWPNLTVTDQMRELATVAMKHVGADQFAQQELGTLSAGQQKRVMIARALVGSGDTPEERMLLMDEPSNALDIAAQAELRNTMRSLVQLGTGLILVTHHIADIIPEIDRVLMMRDGRIVADGSREEMITEGKLYDLFGVRVNITEKDGYLHAW